A region from the Algoriphagus machipongonensis genome encodes:
- a CDS encoding alpha/beta hydrolase-fold protein produces the protein MKKHSLILAVLWICSISFCYSQSSTTEIKEDFKPSSKNQPGKEYPQVNSQGYARFRVEAPKAQSVNVSLGLGGQGGTDLTKDADGVWTGTTAGPMDEGFHYYHLTIDGGVFNDPGAKNYYGSTRWESGIEIPAHDQEFYALKDVPHGNVQQILFPSPSTNTSRRAFVYTPPGYSQESEKRYPVLYLQHGWGEDETAWSNQGHANLIMDNLIAEGKVEPFLIVMTYGMTNEIKFGGLRDFKIEPFQTVLVDELIPYVDANFRTLSDRDHRAMGGLSMGGMETHRITLNKPEVFSRYALLSGGIYTPEELNDSLKPDLIFISAGSKENPDRVKNAVSALQDAGYQAVSFVSEGTAHEFQTWRRSLYELAPMLFQTK, from the coding sequence ATGAAAAAACATTCTCTTATTCTGGCTGTACTCTGGATTTGCAGCATTTCCTTTTGTTATTCACAATCAAGCACTACAGAAATTAAGGAAGATTTTAAACCTTCCTCTAAAAACCAACCGGGTAAAGAATACCCACAAGTTAATTCTCAAGGATATGCAAGGTTTAGAGTCGAAGCTCCAAAGGCTCAAAGTGTCAATGTAAGTCTGGGGCTTGGAGGACAAGGAGGAACAGATCTTACCAAGGATGCCGATGGAGTATGGACTGGCACCACAGCCGGACCGATGGATGAAGGATTCCATTATTATCATCTGACTATTGATGGTGGAGTTTTTAATGACCCAGGAGCAAAGAATTATTACGGGTCTACCCGTTGGGAAAGTGGAATAGAAATACCCGCCCACGATCAGGAATTTTATGCACTGAAAGATGTTCCTCATGGCAATGTGCAGCAAATTCTTTTTCCTTCACCTAGCACCAATACCTCCAGAAGAGCATTTGTATATACTCCTCCTGGATATTCTCAGGAATCAGAAAAGCGCTACCCAGTTCTTTATCTTCAGCATGGCTGGGGAGAAGATGAAACTGCCTGGAGTAATCAAGGGCATGCCAATTTGATTATGGATAATTTAATCGCTGAAGGAAAGGTAGAGCCTTTCCTGATCGTGATGACCTACGGTATGACCAACGAGATCAAATTCGGAGGTTTGAGGGATTTCAAAATTGAGCCCTTTCAGACTGTGTTAGTGGATGAGTTAATACCTTATGTTGATGCTAATTTTAGAACTCTTTCCGACCGGGATCATCGCGCTATGGGGGGACTTTCTATGGGAGGTATGGAGACTCATAGGATTACTTTGAATAAGCCAGAAGTATTTTCCCGTTATGCTTTACTCAGTGGTGGAATCTATACCCCTGAAGAATTGAATGATTCTTTAAAACCGGATTTGATCTTTATCAGTGCTGGTAGTAAGGAAAATCCTGATAGAGTGAAAAACGCGGTGTCTGCTCTACAGGATGCAGGTTATCAGGCAGTATCTTTTGTATCAGAGGGCACGGCACACGAGTTTCAAACTTGGAGAAGAAGTTTATATGAGCTCGCGCCTATGTTGTTTCAAACGAAATAG